Sequence from the Egibacter rhizosphaerae genome:
ACCGGCAGTACCGACAGGAACGATGCGGTGAGGACGAGATCCCAGCGGGGCCGGTACAGTCCGATAAGTGAGGAGATACCGACGGACAGCGGGAAGTTGTCTTCGCTGCGCATCACGATCAACGGCCAGAGTAGGTCGTTCCACTGCTCGAGTGCGAACAGCACCGCGAGCGTCGCCAGCGCTGGCTTGACCATTGGGACGACGACCCGGAGGAAGATCTGGTATTCGGATGCGCCGTCCACCCGTGCGGCATCGAGCAGGTCCTGCGGGAGGCCGAGCATGTACTGGCGCATGTAGAACAGCCCGAACGGGTGGGCGAGCAACGGCACGATAACGCCGAGGTGGGTGTCCATAAGGTTCAAATCGACCATGAGCACAAACAGTGGAATGAGAAGTAAATGGAACGGCAACATGTGCGAGGCGAGAACGCCTATAAAGAGTACGTTGCGGCCCCGGAACTGCATCCGCGCCAGTGGATAGGCCGCCATGGTGACGACGATCAAAGACCCGATCGTGGAACCTGCTGCCAAAATCACTGAGTTTGTAAACCAACTGATGATCAGGGTCTCTTCGAACAGGGCGGCAAAGTTCTGCAACGTGAACGTCGAGGGGAACAGGTCACCGGCATCGGCAAAGATTCGGTCGGGGGCACGGACTGCGCTGATCACCAGCCAGTAGAGCGGGATGAGGAAGGCGAGCGCGACTAGCGACATAATGGCCGTGGCGATGAGCTGCTGACGTCGCCGACGCTCCTTACCCCCCAGCCCCGCCGCAGCCTTGGACGCCGAGGGGGTAGACGCCTCGTGCTGCTCGTCCAGATGACGGTCGGTCATCGGCTCGTACCTCCCCAGGATCTACTGGCTGGGTGCTGCGGCAGGAGGTTAATCCTCGTCCTTCTTGAAGAACCCGAAGAGCTTCAGTTGCACGATCGAGACCATCATGATGATCGCAGCGAGCACCACTCCGATGGAAGACGCGTAGCCCAGACGGAACGATGTGAACGCCTCGCGGTACAGCAGCATGACGATGCTCAGACCTCCTTGGCCGGGCCCGGCACCGGTCCCCCAGATGATGAAGGGCTCTACAAACAGCTGGAAGCCGTTGAACAGTGTCAGAACGGTCACGAAGAGGATAATCGGTTTGGACAATGGCACCGACAGGTACCAGAACCTTCGAAAGATCCCCGCGCCGTCGACCGCGGCCGATTCGTAAAGATCGTTGTCGATGTTCGACAAACCCGTTGTGAAGTAGATGACGTTCAGGCCGGTCCACCGCCAGGTAGCCATTATCACCAACGCCGGCACCGCGAGGTGTTGTGTCTGTAGCCATGCCTGCGGCTCAAACCCGAATGTCGCAAGGACTTGATTAAGTAATCCATTGGTGCTCAGGAGCAACGAGAAGATCACACCCACCACAACGAGCGACGTCAGCACCGGTAGAAATATCGCCGTTCGGAACATCGTGGTTCGTCGGACGAGGCCGGTGTGAAGCAGCGCGGCGAGGACGAAGGGAAACGGAATAAGCACCGCCAACGTCCCGGCGACATACGCGGCCGTATTGCGCAGCGCGAGGTAGAACGTGCTGTCGGTGGCCAGTTGGAGGTAGTTACCGAGCCCTATCCACTCCGATTGCCCCCCAACACCCTGAATGTCCTGGAAGCTCATGACGACGGCGTGACCGATCGCATAGACGCGGAACACGACAAACAGGAGTACGAAGGGCAGAAGGAAGATCGTAACCACGAACCACTTGCGGTGGATCACAGAGCGTTTCGGCGGTGCAGGCGGCTTCGACGATTCGTCGCGCTCGGGCTTCTTCTTCGTGGACTCAGACACGGCGTCCCCTCTGATCGGGGGCTGTTTTGGGGCGCACCGACGCCCTTCAATAAGCGTTTGTCCACGGGCGGCGCGGGACCCTCACCCTTCGAAGCCGCCACCCTGCATGACGCCACTGCGGCCTTGTACGCCGAGCGTCGTCAGTCGTCGTATGCGTCGATCTCGGCCTGGGTGTCCGCCAGTGTCTCGGCGGGGTCTTCACCGTCAGAGAGCACCGGGAAAACCACTTCCTCCTCGAGCGCGAGGATCGACTCGGGATAGCGCGGTCCGGTGTACTCGGGTGCGAGCCGATCCAGCGTCTCCTCAATCATGGTGAGCACCGGCTCGTCCGCGAAGAACGGCTCCGGCTCCGAAAGCGCCGGGTCCTCATAGACGTCCATGCGGAATGGGTCGAAATCCAGGTCCGTCCAGACGCGGACTTGCGCGTCGTAGCTCAACTTGGCATAGCCGATGAACTCCTGCGCGGCCTGGACCTTGTCATCGTCGATCTGGTTGGTGATCGCCGTCCCGGTACCGCCGCCCATGGTGCTGATGGTGCCGCCCTCCTCAAAAGCGGGCATGGGCCGAACGACCATCGAGCCTTCGAGGTCCGGCATGAGGTCGGGGAACCTGCTCATATACCACTGCGGCATCCACACCGACGCGAACTCGCCATTGTTGAACGCCTCGTAGAACTCCGGCTCCGCGTGCCCACCGCCCGGCGCCAGGTCGGCGACACCGTGCTCGTGCACCATATCGGAGACCATCTCCACGGCCTCAACGTTCTCAGGGCTGTCAATGATCGACTCGTTGCTCGCGTCGTAGAGTCCGCCATCGTTCTGGAGCATCGGGCCGAGGAGGGACAATCGATTCAGGGTCTCCACCGAGGCGAACGCGGTAATGTCGGTGTTCTCCTGGACCTCGAGGCCAACGTCGACGTAGTCGTCCCACGTCTCGATGTCGTCAACGTCGACCCCCGCCTCGTCCATGATGTCCTGGTTGTAGTAGGTGACGAAAGCGCCGAGGTGGTAGTCGATGCCGTACGGCGTGCCGTCGACCTCATATGGCGCCATGCGTTCCTCAACAAGGTCGTCACGGTAAGGGTCGAGCACGTCGTCGAGGGGGAGCAGTTGCACTTCACCACGAGTAAAGGTCGCGAACCGCTGGATCTCCAGATCGACCAGGTCCGGCGCGCCGGTCCCGGACTCCAACGCGATCAGGGTTCGGTCGTGCATCTCGTCGAAGCTGATCGACGTCGCGTCGAGGATGATGTTGTAATCCTCGTTCTCTTCGTTGAACCGCTCCGCCTGCGCGATCAGGAACTCCGCGTGCAGGTCAACGAACGTCCAGAACTCGAGCTCGATGTCTTCACCTGGGGTGTCGGGCTGCTCCATCTCGAAGGTCTCTTCCTCGACCTCCTCCTCACCCTCGGTCTCTTCCTCACCTTCGGCCTCCGGGTCCGCCTCGGCGTCGTCAGCGTCGGCAACCTCGTCGGTGAGGTCCTCGCCGCACGCGGCCGCGAACAGACCTACCGCCATGAGCAGAGCGATCACGCTTACCTTCCGGCTCGACTTCACCCGCATCGTTTCCCCCTTCTTACGATCGTCTGGCACACTTGGCTGCTGGGTTGGAGCCCGCACTGGTGCGTTGCACTCCTGCGCCACGCACCCAGAGCCGTCGGTGGGACTAGCCCGTCCTGCTATCGGTCACGTCCCCGGGCGCCCTGGTACCTCCCTCGACTCCGTCCCTCGACCTCCCTCCCTCGCCGATCGTGCTGAGCAGCTCGGGGCACTCCTTGCGAGCTCACTGCTGGCCGTAGACGTTCCGGTAGCGATCGTGCAGCGCATCGATGTCTGCGCTGGCAATAGACAGCGGCTCGCCGAGGCTGCGGGCGAGGTGCACAGACTTCGCCGAGTCCTCGCATAGCACCGCGGTCTTGACGGCCGCCTCGGCGTTGGCGCCGACCGTGAACACCCCGTGGTTCTGCATCAGCACCGCGCGAGAGCGGTGACCGGCCAGCGTCGACACGATGCCCTCGCCGATGTCGTCGTTGCCGACGCGCGCAAACGGACCGACGGGAATCTCCCCGCCGAACTCGTCGGCGATCCCGGTGAGCACGCACGGCACAGGCTCCCCAGCTGCCGCGAACGCGCACGCGTAGTTGCTGTGCGTGTGCACGACCCCGCCGACCTCAGGCATCGCGCGGTAGACATAAGCATGGGCCGCGGTGTCGCTGGAGGCCTTGAGACCAGACTGCTCAGCGCGTTCGCCATTGAGGTCGCACAGCACCATTGACGCTGGCTCCAGCCGCTCGTACTCGACGCCGCTGGCTTTGATCAGGAACAACTCGCGTCCGGGCACACGCGCGGAGACATTGCCGGCAGTCCAGACCACGAGGCCGTATCGCACCAGCTGCTGGTGGCGCTCGACCAGCTCGGCGCGTAGATCCCCGAGCAGTTGGGGGGAGACATCGACGCTCATGCGCTGACCACCCGGCGGCGCATGGCCTTCAACCGTCGCATCACGTTGTTCTCCCCCTGCCCGAAGTGGTCATGGAGCCTCTCGTACTCGGCGTACAGTTCGTCGTAGGCGGCGGCCGCGTCCTCGTCCGGCGTGTACACCGCCTCGCGGGCCTTGCCCATTGCATGGGCTGCGGCGTGGATGTCTGGGTAGGCGCCTGCCGCGACGGCGGCGTGCATGGCGGAGCCGAGCGCGGGACCTTGCTCGGAGTCGATGATGCTCAAGGCCTTGCCGGTGACATCGGCGTAGATCTGCATGAGCAACTCGTTCTTGAGCAGCCCGCCAGCGATTACCAGCTCGTTGACCGGCACCCCCGAGTCCTCGAACCCCGCGATGATGCGCCGCGTGCCGAACGCCGTGGCCTCCAGCAGAGTCCGGTACACCTCGTGAGGCTGGGTTGCCAGCGTGGTGCCGACGATCAGGCCGGAGAGCTCGTGGTCGACCAGCACCGAGCGGTTGCCGGAGTGCCAGTCGAGGGCCACGAGGCCCGCCTCGCCGACGGCCAAACGCGACGCCTGGTCGGTGAGCAGTTCGTGGACGCCGACCCCGGCGCGCTCCGCCTCGTCGTAGACGTAGGGCGGCACGGAGTGGTCGACAAACCAGGCGAAGATGTCGCCGACGCCGCTCTGGCCAGCCTCATATCCCCACAACCCCGGCACGATGCCGCCGTCGACAACCCCGCACATTCCAGGTACGTCACCGGCGAGCACGTCGCTGCTCATCACGTGGCAGGTGGAGGTGCCCATGACCGCCAACATCCGTCCGGGCTCGACCACGCGCGCAGCCGGCGCGGTGACGTGAGCGTCCACGTTGCCGGCGCACACCGCGATGCCTTGGGGCAGGCCCGTCCAGCCGGCGGCTTCGGCGGTCAGCGAACCGACACGTTCACCGAGATCGACAATCGGTCGCTCGACCTTGTCCCGCACGAAGCCGCCGAACCCCGAACCGAGGGCGGACAAGAAGTCCTCGTCCGGGTACTGGCCGTCCTGCCGCACGGCCTTGTACCCCGCCGTGCAGGCGTTGCGGACATACACACCGGTGAGCTGCCACACGATCCAGTCTGCAGCCTCGACCCAGTGGTCCATGCGGCCGTAGGTCTCCGGGTCCTCTTCAAAAAGCTGAAGTCCCTTGGCGAACTCCCATTCCGACGACAGCTTGCCGCCGTAGCGGTTGATCCACGGCTCACCGCGCTCGTGCGCCAGAGCGTTGATCCGATCGGCATGCGGCTGTGCGGCGTGGTGCCTCCACAGCTTGACGTACGCGTGCGGGCGATCGCGAAACGCCTCCAGCTCGTTGAGGGGGGTGCCATCATCGGCGGTCGGCAGCACCGTGCAGGCGGTGAAGGCCGTGCCGATACCCACGACCTGCTCGACGGGCACACCACTTGCCGCCAACGCCTTCGGCACCGCGTTCTTGAGGACATCGACGTAGTCGGAGGGCACTTGGAGTGCCCACTCGGGCGGCAACGGGGCGCCTGAGGTAGCAAGGGTCTCGTCCATGACTCCGTGCGTGTACTCATGTACAGCGGTGCCGACCTCGGCACCGTCGGAGATCCGTACGATGAGGGCACGCCCGGACAGCGTGCCAAAGTCGATGCCGACCGCGTAGGCGTGCTCGGCGTCTGCACCTCCGGATTGTCCAAACGCGTGACCGGTGGCGCTATCACGTCCCGCGACATCGAACGGGTTCCCCTGGCCCACCGCTAACCCTCCCGTCCCTCAGCAGACGTCCCCTTCTTCCCCGCAAATCACTTGGTGTGTTGCTAGCCCACCGGGGTCGGGGGATGCCGACATCAACGCTCGTGCCCCCAATTAGGGTCAGGATGGTAACGCAAACGTCCCCCCTGTCAATGGTTGAAGCCGCCGGGGCTAGCCCTGGCTATTCGTGCGCCCAGCACAGCGGAGGTGATGTGTAGTTGACCACCGCGACAAGCTCGTCGTCGCCTGCCGGTGGGAGTCCAGTCCGGGGAGCTCAACGCACGCTGTACCGGGCGGCCAAGGCCGATCCCGGGCGACGGTTCCACGCGCTGTACGACAAGGTCTATCGCAGGGACGTGCTGCAGCGCGCGTGGGAACAGGTGCGCGCCAATCGGGGCGCGTTGCTCGATGAGTTGGCCGTCGAGCTCAAGGGCGGCGGCTATCGGCCGTTGCCGGCACGCCGGGTGTGGATTCCCAAGCCCGGCTCGTCGGAGCAGCGCCCGCTGTCGGTCCCGGCGGTTCGGGACCGGATCGTGCAGACGGCGGTGAGGATCGTCATTGAGCCGGTCTTCGAAGCCGACTTCTTGCCTTGCTCGTTTGGGTTCCGACCCAAGCGTGGGGCGTACGATGCGTTGCAGGTCCTCATCGACGAGGCCTGGGACGGCAACCGGTGGGTCGTGGAGACCGATATCGCCTCGTGTTTCGAGGAGATTCCGCACTCTGGTTTGATCGAAGCGGTCGAGGAGCGCATCTGCGACCGTCAGGTGCTCAAGCTCTTGCGCGTGATGCTGCGCGCGGGAGTGATGGAGCACGGCGTGGTCGAAGGCAGCGTGTCCGGCACCCCGCAAGGCGGCGTGGTGTCGCCGCTGTTGGCCAATGTCTACCTGCACCGGCTCGACCGGTGGTGGCAGGCCAACGGCGTGGGAGTGATGGTGCGCTACGCCGACGATCTCGTGCGCCACGAGGCGCTGTTTGACCGGGTGGAGATGAAAGGGCTCCACCGGCGGCCTGTCGCAGCGGGCCGTTTGAAGCCCGGGGCAGCCCGAGGCTGGAGGTGCAGCCGAGGGTGGGAAGCCGCCCTGACAACGACGGGACGGGTCGGGATCGCCAGACGGCTCGGGTCCGGCAAGCGAGGTGAGAGGGTGTACGAGAGGAACCAGCGTTGACGCCCCGTAAGCGGCGTGCCGGCTCAAATCTGGCGGATAGGGGCCGGTTGGCAGTGCGCGTCGCCCCCCCACACGACTTCTCGGGGAAACGCCGCAGTCCTTCGACGTGGCCTCCCGCGGCGGCGGCAAGGCTCACCGTCGGCTGATGGCCGCCGGGTGGGGCGGAGCCTTCGTAGTAGTCCGAGCCGGGGAAAGCCCGGCACATGGCGAAGGAAGGCAGCAAGACCGCAGCTTGTGGACTGGAATGCCAGGAGGTCGCCGGTGAAGACGGGCGCGTCGTGGCCGGACCTCGATGAGGCTCGGGCGCGGGTACTGGAGATCCAGACGAAGCTG
This genomic interval carries:
- a CDS encoding carbohydrate ABC transporter permease; this translates as MTDRHLDEQHEASTPSASKAAAGLGGKERRRRQQLIATAIMSLVALAFLIPLYWLVISAVRAPDRIFADAGDLFPSTFTLQNFAALFEETLIISWFTNSVILAAGSTIGSLIVVTMAAYPLARMQFRGRNVLFIGVLASHMLPFHLLLIPLFVLMVDLNLMDTHLGVIVPLLAHPFGLFYMRQYMLGLPQDLLDAARVDGASEYQIFLRVVVPMVKPALATLAVLFALEQWNDLLWPLIVMRSEDNFPLSVGISSLIGLYRPRWDLVLTASFLSVLPVALLFMKLRNVFISGLGRLGTGGK
- a CDS encoding carbohydrate ABC transporter permease encodes the protein MSESTKKKPERDESSKPPAPPKRSVIHRKWFVVTIFLLPFVLLFVVFRVYAIGHAVVMSFQDIQGVGGQSEWIGLGNYLQLATDSTFYLALRNTAAYVAGTLAVLIPFPFVLAALLHTGLVRRTTMFRTAIFLPVLTSLVVVGVIFSLLLSTNGLLNQVLATFGFEPQAWLQTQHLAVPALVIMATWRWTGLNVIYFTTGLSNIDNDLYESAAVDGAGIFRRFWYLSVPLSKPIILFVTVLTLFNGFQLFVEPFIIWGTGAGPGQGGLSIVMLLYREAFTSFRLGYASSIGVVLAAIIMMVSIVQLKLFGFFKKDED
- a CDS encoding ABC transporter substrate-binding protein, which gives rise to MRVKSSRKVSVIALLMAVGLFAAACGEDLTDEVADADDAEADPEAEGEEETEGEEEVEEETFEMEQPDTPGEDIELEFWTFVDLHAEFLIAQAERFNEENEDYNIILDATSISFDEMHDRTLIALESGTGAPDLVDLEIQRFATFTRGEVQLLPLDDVLDPYRDDLVEERMAPYEVDGTPYGIDYHLGAFVTYYNQDIMDEAGVDVDDIETWDDYVDVGLEVQENTDITAFASVETLNRLSLLGPMLQNDGGLYDASNESIIDSPENVEAVEMVSDMVHEHGVADLAPGGGHAEPEFYEAFNNGEFASVWMPQWYMSRFPDLMPDLEGSMVVRPMPAFEEGGTISTMGGGTGTAITNQIDDDKVQAAQEFIGYAKLSYDAQVRVWTDLDFDPFRMDVYEDPALSEPEPFFADEPVLTMIEETLDRLAPEYTGPRYPESILALEEEVVFPVLSDGEDPAETLADTQAEIDAYDD
- a CDS encoding L-ribulose-5-phosphate 4-epimerase gives rise to the protein MSVDVSPQLLGDLRAELVERHQQLVRYGLVVWTAGNVSARVPGRELFLIKASGVEYERLEPASMVLCDLNGERAEQSGLKASSDTAAHAYVYRAMPEVGGVVHTHSNYACAFAAAGEPVPCVLTGIADEFGGEIPVGPFARVGNDDIGEGIVSTLAGHRSRAVLMQNHGVFTVGANAEAAVKTAVLCEDSAKSVHLARSLGEPLSIASADIDALHDRYRNVYGQQ
- the araB gene encoding ribulokinase, whose amino-acid sequence is MGQGNPFDVAGRDSATGHAFGQSGGADAEHAYAVGIDFGTLSGRALIVRISDGAEVGTAVHEYTHGVMDETLATSGAPLPPEWALQVPSDYVDVLKNAVPKALAASGVPVEQVVGIGTAFTACTVLPTADDGTPLNELEAFRDRPHAYVKLWRHHAAQPHADRINALAHERGEPWINRYGGKLSSEWEFAKGLQLFEEDPETYGRMDHWVEAADWIVWQLTGVYVRNACTAGYKAVRQDGQYPDEDFLSALGSGFGGFVRDKVERPIVDLGERVGSLTAEAAGWTGLPQGIAVCAGNVDAHVTAPAARVVEPGRMLAVMGTSTCHVMSSDVLAGDVPGMCGVVDGGIVPGLWGYEAGQSGVGDIFAWFVDHSVPPYVYDEAERAGVGVHELLTDQASRLAVGEAGLVALDWHSGNRSVLVDHELSGLIVGTTLATQPHEVYRTLLEATAFGTRRIIAGFEDSGVPVNELVIAGGLLKNELLMQIYADVTGKALSIIDSEQGPALGSAMHAAVAAGAYPDIHAAAHAMGKAREAVYTPDEDAAAAYDELYAEYERLHDHFGQGENNVMRRLKAMRRRVVSA
- a CDS encoding reverse transcriptase domain-containing protein, coding for MTTATSSSSPAGGSPVRGAQRTLYRAAKADPGRRFHALYDKVYRRDVLQRAWEQVRANRGALLDELAVELKGGGYRPLPARRVWIPKPGSSEQRPLSVPAVRDRIVQTAVRIVIEPVFEADFLPCSFGFRPKRGAYDALQVLIDEAWDGNRWVVETDIASCFEEIPHSGLIEAVEERICDRQVLKLLRVMLRAGVMEHGVVEGSVSGTPQGGVVSPLLANVYLHRLDRWWQANGVGVMVRYADDLVRHEALFDRVEMKGLHRRPVAAGRLKPGAARGWRCSRGWEAALTTTGRVGIARRLGSGKRGERVYERNQR